The following proteins come from a genomic window of Xiphophorus couchianus chromosome 19, X_couchianus-1.0, whole genome shotgun sequence:
- the LOC114134582 gene encoding dr1-associated corepressor isoform X3: protein MPGQKKKYKVRFPPGRIKKIMQKDTEVGRIATAVPVIIELRIPQLEQTARALEMFLKSLLTKTCLITQAKFNNIVSVAHMKQCIESEKLFHFLKDLAEGATSTATQKDNRGMSIWPPLHGLLSFKEQKEQHRR from the exons ATGCCcggacagaagaaaaaatacaaggTGCGGTTCCCTCCG GGTCGcatcaaaaaaatcatgcagaAGGACACAGAAGTTGGGAGGATAGCGACGGCAGTTCCGGTGATCATCG AGCTGCGGATTCCTCAGCTGGAACAAACAGCCCGGGCTTTGGAGATGTTCCTGAAGTCTTTGCTGACCAAAACCTGTTTGATTACGCAGGCGAAGTTCAACAACATCGTGTCTGTGGCTCACAT gaAGCAGTGCATAGAGTcagaaaaattgtttcattttctcaaaGACCTGGCAGAGGGAGCCACGTCTACAGCAACCCAGAAGGACAACCGAGGCATGAGTATTTGGCCTCCCTTACACGG TTTATTGTCTTTCAAGGAACAAAAAGAGCAACATCGCCGCTAA
- the LOC114134582 gene encoding dr1-associated corepressor isoform X1, which yields MPGQKKKYKVRFPPGRIKKIMQKDTEVGRIATAVPVIIELRIPQLEQTARALEMFLKSLLTKTCLITQAKFNNIVSVAHMKQCIESEKLFHFLKDLAEGATSTATQKDNRGMSIWPPLHGNKKSNIAAKNPSGAGEAVPQWSHGPHETDSGSSESELYICL from the exons ATGCCcggacagaagaaaaaatacaaggTGCGGTTCCCTCCG GGTCGcatcaaaaaaatcatgcagaAGGACACAGAAGTTGGGAGGATAGCGACGGCAGTTCCGGTGATCATCG AGCTGCGGATTCCTCAGCTGGAACAAACAGCCCGGGCTTTGGAGATGTTCCTGAAGTCTTTGCTGACCAAAACCTGTTTGATTACGCAGGCGAAGTTCAACAACATCGTGTCTGTGGCTCACAT gaAGCAGTGCATAGAGTcagaaaaattgtttcattttctcaaaGACCTGGCAGAGGGAGCCACGTCTACAGCAACCCAGAAGGACAACCGAGGCATGAGTATTTGGCCTCCCTTACACGG GAACAAAAAGAGCAACATCGCCGCTAAAAACCCATCTGGAGCAGGAGAGGCTGTTCCCCAATGGAGCCACGGCCCACACGAAACCGACTCAGGCTCAAGT GAGTCGGAGCTCTACATTTGCTTGTAA
- the LOC114134582 gene encoding dr1-associated corepressor isoform X2, giving the protein MPGQKKKYKVRFPPGRIKKIMQKDTEVGRIATAVPVIIARALEMFLKSLLTKTCLITQAKFNNIVSVAHMKQCIESEKLFHFLKDLAEGATSTATQKDNRGMSIWPPLHGNKKSNIAAKNPSGAGEAVPQWSHGPHETDSGSSESELYICL; this is encoded by the exons ATGCCcggacagaagaaaaaatacaaggTGCGGTTCCCTCCG GGTCGcatcaaaaaaatcatgcagaAGGACACAGAAGTTGGGAGGATAGCGACGGCAGTTCCGGTGATCATCG CCCGGGCTTTGGAGATGTTCCTGAAGTCTTTGCTGACCAAAACCTGTTTGATTACGCAGGCGAAGTTCAACAACATCGTGTCTGTGGCTCACAT gaAGCAGTGCATAGAGTcagaaaaattgtttcattttctcaaaGACCTGGCAGAGGGAGCCACGTCTACAGCAACCCAGAAGGACAACCGAGGCATGAGTATTTGGCCTCCCTTACACGG GAACAAAAAGAGCAACATCGCCGCTAAAAACCCATCTGGAGCAGGAGAGGCTGTTCCCCAATGGAGCCACGGCCCACACGAAACCGACTCAGGCTCAAGT GAGTCGGAGCTCTACATTTGCTTGTAA
- the ahsa1b gene encoding activator of 90 kDa heat shock protein ATPase homolog 1b isoform X1: MAKWGEGDPRWIVEERADATNVNNWHWTERDATNWSSDKLKSLLLGLSVEDDEGACEVTEVSKLDGEASINNRKGKLIFFYEWNLKATWTGKSKTGVKYKGSIEVPNLSDENDMEDLDISISLNKDEPDTPLVHLMKTKGAEKIREALGSYVGFLKTEFTQGMILPTANGVAKPQSASQSKAKQDKTQVSSGSSTAAPVNTGVKIPTCKFTIRDTFLTSPAELYRVFLNQEMVQAFTRSPATVDGERGGKFRLLEGNVFGEFTELVPDEKIVMKWRFNNWPCEHYATITLMFLDRSSETELKVECRGVPDSEEEQTKGGWKRYYFEAIKQTFGYGARLF; this comes from the exons ATGGCGAAGTGGGGAGAAGGAGACCCTCGCTGGATCGTTGAGGAGAGAGCCGATGCGACGAATGTCAACAATTGGCACTG gACTGAAAGAGATGCAACAAACTGGTCTTCAGATAAGCTGAAGTCTCTGCTGCTCGGGCTGAGCGTGGAGGATGACGAGGGAGCGTGTGAAGTGACGGAAGTCAGCAAGTTGGACGGAGAGGCCTCGATTAACAACCGCAAAGGGAAACTTATTTTCTTCTATGAATGGAACCTAAAAGCGACCTGGACTG gaaAGTCAAAAACCGGAGTAAAATACAAAGGTTCAATCGAAGTTCCAAACTTGTCTGATGAGAATGACATGGAGGATCTCGAT ATTTCCATTTCGTTGAACAAGGATGAGCCTGACACGCCCCTGGTCCACCTGATGAAAACTAAAGGAGCGGAGAAAATCCGGGAGGCTCTGGGGAGTTACGTGGGCTTTTTGAAAACAG aATTCACGCAAGGGATGATCCTGCCTACCGCTAACGGCGTGGCCAAGCCTCAGTCAGCTTCTCAGTCCAAAGCCAAGCAGGACAAAACTCAG gtttccTCAGGAAGCAGCACGGCAGCTCCCGTCAACACTGGTGTCAAAATCCCCACCTGTAAATTCACCATAAGAGACACGTTTCTCACCTCACCAGCTGAACTCTACAGAGTCTTTCTCAACCAGGAG ATGGTCCAGGCGTTCACACGCAGTCCCGCGACAGTGGACGGAGAGAGGGGTGGAAAGTTTCGCCTGCTCGAAGGAAACGTCTTTGGGGAATTCACGGAGCTG GTACCTGATGAGAAAATAGTAATGAAGTGGAGGTTTAACAACTGGCCCTGTG AGCATTACGCCACCATCACCCTGATGTTCCTGGACCGGAGCAGCGAGACGGAGCTGAAGGTGGAGTGCAGAGGCGTCCCCGACAGCGAAGAGGAACAGACGAAAGGCGGCTGGAAGAGATACTACTTTGAAGCTATCAAACAGACTTTTGGCTATGGAGCACGACTTTTCTGA
- the ahsa1b gene encoding activator of 90 kDa heat shock protein ATPase homolog 1b isoform X2, protein MAKWGEGDPRWIVEERADATNVNNWHWTERDATNWSSDKLKSLLLGLSVEDDEGACEVTEVSKLDGEASINNRKGKLIFFYEWNLKATWTGKSKTGVKYKGSIEVPNLSDENDMEDLDISISLNKDEPDTPLVHLMKTKGAEKIREALGSYVGFLKTEFTQGMILPTANGVAKPQSASQSKAKQDKTQVSSGSSTAAPVNTGVKIPTCKFTIRDTFLTSPAELYRVFLNQELEARMSQCGIFGCADGPGVHTQSRDSGRREGWKVSPARRKRLWGIHGAGT, encoded by the exons ATGGCGAAGTGGGGAGAAGGAGACCCTCGCTGGATCGTTGAGGAGAGAGCCGATGCGACGAATGTCAACAATTGGCACTG gACTGAAAGAGATGCAACAAACTGGTCTTCAGATAAGCTGAAGTCTCTGCTGCTCGGGCTGAGCGTGGAGGATGACGAGGGAGCGTGTGAAGTGACGGAAGTCAGCAAGTTGGACGGAGAGGCCTCGATTAACAACCGCAAAGGGAAACTTATTTTCTTCTATGAATGGAACCTAAAAGCGACCTGGACTG gaaAGTCAAAAACCGGAGTAAAATACAAAGGTTCAATCGAAGTTCCAAACTTGTCTGATGAGAATGACATGGAGGATCTCGAT ATTTCCATTTCGTTGAACAAGGATGAGCCTGACACGCCCCTGGTCCACCTGATGAAAACTAAAGGAGCGGAGAAAATCCGGGAGGCTCTGGGGAGTTACGTGGGCTTTTTGAAAACAG aATTCACGCAAGGGATGATCCTGCCTACCGCTAACGGCGTGGCCAAGCCTCAGTCAGCTTCTCAGTCCAAAGCCAAGCAGGACAAAACTCAG gtttccTCAGGAAGCAGCACGGCAGCTCCCGTCAACACTGGTGTCAAAATCCCCACCTGTAAATTCACCATAAGAGACACGTTTCTCACCTCACCAGCTGAACTCTACAGAGTCTTTCTCAACCAGGAG CTGGAGGCCAGGATGTCACAGTGTGGTATCTTTGGGTGTGCAGATGGTCCAGGCGTTCACACGCAGTCCCGCGACAGTGGACGGAGAGAGGGGTGGAAAGTTTCGCCTGCTCGAAGGAAACGTCTTTGGGGAATTCACGGAGCTG GTACCTGA